A stretch of DNA from Candidatus Neomarinimicrobiota bacterium:
AATAAACTTTAGTCCGTTCCACTCTTCGGGATTGTGACTGGCGGTGATCACCAGACCTCCCACCGCATCTGTATCTTCTACGGCAAACTGAACCGTAGGGGTGGGGCATATCCCGCAGTCGATAACATCTCTCCCCGATGTCAGGAGTGCCTCAATGACAGCAGAGGTGAGTTTGGATCCGGATGCGCGTGTGTCACGTCCAACGATGATTGCGCCTTCCCCGCACAGAGAATGGAAAGCTCCGACGTAGCGGCTGATCACCGATTCGTTAAAGTCTTGAGGGATAATTCCTCTGACGCCTGAAATAGTTTCGATCAACATTCCTTGTGCCTTACGACATACGGTACGAACCGTCTGAAATTAAGTTAATCAGACATAACTATACGGCAAAAAAAAATCCGGATCGAAAGAGACCCGGATCTTAATTGATAAAACTCTGGAGAAGGAGTCTTGAAACTCTAATAATACCTTCTCGGCTTTGGCTTACTCCGTTTCAGTTTCTTAGCTTTGCTCGGCTTGAGATAGAAAGACTTTCGCCTCACCTCTCTCAAAACACCGGCCTTTTCATACTTCTTCTTAAAGCGTCTGAGGGCGCGTTCCAGTTCTTCACCTTTATGAACGGTCACTTCGATCATTTAACACACCCCCCTCCTCTTTATCCAAGATAGTTTCTCAGCGCTTTACTGCGTGACTTGTGCCGCAAGCGTCTGATAGCTTTTTCCTTGATCTGCCTCACACGCTCCCGCGTAAGACAGAACTCTTCGCCGATTTCGTTGAGTGTCAAGGCGTAGTCACGATCAATCCCGAAGTACATTTTGATAACATCACTTTCCCTCTTTTTTAGAGAGTTTAGGCACATCCTGATCTCCTCTTTCAGGGAGTCGGACATAAGTCGGGTGTCAGGCGGTCTCTGCTTATTGTCTTCGATCACGTCCATGAGCGAATTCTTATCGCCGTCTCTGAACGGAGCGTTGAGCGAATGGTGCCGCCGGGAGATTCGAATGGCGTCCATCACTTCATCTCCGTGCATTTCCAACTGCTTGCCGATTTCTTCCTCATTGGGAGGACGTTCGTTTTCAGATTCCAGATGCTCCGCGGCTTTCGTGATTTTGCTGATGGTACCCACCCTGTTTAATGGCAGGCGGACAATTCTGGAGTGTTCAGCGAGAGCCTGAAGGATCGATTGCCTGATCCACCACACCGCGTAAGAGATAAACTTGAACCCCCGTGTTTCATCAAATCTTTCGGCAGCCTTGATCAGTCCGAGATTGCCTTCATTAATGAGATCGGTGAGTGGAAGACCTTGACCCTGATAATCTTTCGCTACCGAAACCACAAATCTGAGGTTTGCCTCTGTCAACTCCTGTAAAGCTTCATCATCGCCCTGCTTTACCCGCTGCGCGAGCTCAACTTCCCGAGCCGGTGGTAACGGCTCAAACTTGCCGATTTCTTCAAGATACCGGCTTAGACTTCTATTAGCATCAGTAGCCATTCAAGACCCTCCTATCGATGGTTAACGCGTTGAATTATTTCGTGCAAAGTAGGTAAATTTACTGCTCTCAGACGGATATTTCAAGAACTCGAGTGACTTCTTGTAAATGCGTTTTCTGTTGTGTTCGGGGAGGGGTTCACAGTCTCCATCAGGAGGGATCGAGAACAGGCTGAATCACCTCAGTGAGCGGGCCAGATTGATGAATTCCTCTACAGTGAGAGTTTCCGGTCTGCGACTGAGATCAATGTCGACCGTTCGATCTGAGACGTACTCGGCCAGCGAATTACGCAGCATCTTGCGCCGCTGTGAAAAAGAGTGCCGCACAATTTCGCGGAAAACGTTCATTGTCTCTCTTTCCTCTTCAAAACGACCGTGATGTTTCAGTGAAACGATAGCTGAGTCAACCTTAGGCTGCGGTACAAACACTTCCGGCGGTACGGCAAACTTATACTTTACATCCATGACTGCTCCTACCATCACCGTCAGACGCCCGTAACTCTTTGCTCCAGCAAGCGCAATCAGCCGATCGGCCACCTCCTTTTGCACCATGATGTGGATGTCCGTCCACCGCTGAGGTGATTCCAGTAACTTGAAGATGATGGGAGAAGTAATATTGTAAGGAATGTTCCCCATGACGCGGATACGACGACCTTCGAACAGGAGTCGAGTTAAGTCGAACTTGAGAAAATCTTGATTCAGAAAGGTACAGTTTCCGAGCTCACTGTTTTGTTGTAGACTGTGGCAGAGTTCCCTGTCAATTTCCACGCCGACGAGATCATTCACCAGTGGAGCCAGTAGTTCTGTAAGGGCGCCCCCGCCGGGACCTATTTCCAAAATGGAATCGGAAGGTTCGGGCGAAACGATACGTACAATCTTCTTGAGCAGATTTGTGTCGGTGAGAAAGTGCTGTCCCCAGCGCTTCTTCAGCTGATGCTTCACCGCGGAAGTCCGAAGAAACTACGCGCTGTAGATGTCGTTCCTTCGGCAACCAGATCTAGAGTCTCACCCCTGATTTCGGCAATCTTCAATGCAATGTGAGAAACATTCGCCGGCTCGTTGAGCTTTCCACGGTTGGGAACCGGAGCCAGAAAGGGGCAGTCCGTCTCCAGCATCACCGCCTCAAGGGGTACGCTTCGCAAGACATCTTTGGTGGTGTTCTTGCCAAACGTCACTATTCCTGTAAATGAGATTATCCCGCCGAGGTCAAGGACGGACCGCGCCATCTCCACATCGCTGGAAAAACAGTGAACGACAAATCGACTATGCCGTACGGCCGTAAGAACCTCAAGAACAGCTTCGTCAGCGTCGCGATTGTGTACAATCGCCGGCATTGCCAGTTCTGCCGCAAGATACAACTGTCTCTTGAAAACGTCTCTCTGGATTTCTTTGGGAGACAGATTACGGTAAAAATCGAGCCCCATTTCTCCAATGGACACAACTTTTGAATGCGATGCCAACTCCCTCAGTTGATCGAGATAGTCATCGGGTGCTTCTTTCGCATCGTGAGGATGGACTCCCACGGAGGCGAAGACCGACGAGAATTCTTCACTGATTTCAATGGACGTCCGCGACGAAGCAAGATCGGTGCCGACACAGATGATAGCTTCAACTCCCGCTTCATGTGCCCGATCAATAACATCTGGCAGTTGCGTTCTGAGGTCATCATAAGTGAGGTGGGCGTGCGTGTCGATGTACAATAGACTATTTACGAGATTCGGACGCCGGTACCCACCGAGGGATCGTCCACAGTGACAAGAATGATGGAATCATCCGAA
This window harbors:
- the rsmA gene encoding 16S rRNA (adenine(1518)-N(6)/adenine(1519)-N(6))-dimethyltransferase RsmA — its product is MKHQLKKRWGQHFLTDTNLLKKIVRIVSPEPSDSILEIGPGGGALTELLAPLVNDLVGVEIDRELCHSLQQNSELGNCTFLNQDFLKFDLTRLLFEGRRIRVMGNIPYNITSPIIFKLLESPQRWTDIHIMVQKEVADRLIALAGAKSYGRLTVMVGAVMDVKYKFAVPPEVFVPQPKVDSAIVSLKHHGRFEEERETMNVFREIVRHSFSQRRKMLRNSLAEYVSDRTVDIDLSRRPETLTVEEFINLARSLR
- a CDS encoding sigma-70 family RNA polymerase sigma factor, with amino-acid sequence MATDANRSLSRYLEEIGKFEPLPPAREVELAQRVKQGDDEALQELTEANLRFVVSVAKDYQGQGLPLTDLINEGNLGLIKAAERFDETRGFKFISYAVWWIRQSILQALAEHSRIVRLPLNRVGTISKITKAAEHLESENERPPNEEEIGKQLEMHGDEVMDAIRISRRHHSLNAPFRDGDKNSLMDVIEDNKQRPPDTRLMSDSLKEEIRMCLNSLKKRESDVIKMYFGIDRDYALTLNEIGEEFCLTRERVRQIKEKAIRRLRHKSRSKALRNYLG
- a CDS encoding TatD family hydrolase, with product MYIDTHAHLTYDDLRTQLPDVIDRAHEAGVEAIICVGTDLASSRTSIEISEEFSSVFASVGVHPHDAKEAPDDYLDQLRELASHSKVVSIGEMGLDFYRNLSPKEIQRDVFKRQLYLAAELAMPAIVHNRDADEAVLEVLTAVRHSRFVVHCFSSDVEMARSVLDLGGIISFTGIVTFGKNTTKDVLRSVPLEAVMLETDCPFLAPVPNRGKLNEPANVSHIALKIAEIRGETLDLVAEGTTSTARSFFGLPR
- the rpsU gene encoding 30S ribosomal protein S21; this encodes MIEVTVHKGEELERALRRFKKKYEKAGVLREVRRKSFYLKPSKAKKLKRSKPKPRRYY